A genomic region of Campylobacter corcagiensis contains the following coding sequences:
- the proB gene encoding glutamate 5-kinase, translating to MKRVVIKVGSHVLCENSTISHKRFEALCGFLAKVFTKYEIILVSSGAIAVARTIVDIKKDSITNRQALAAIGQPYLMEIYENLMKNRGINVAQILLTASDFDSRKKTQYAKNVIDKLCEHKILPIINENDTIGIEEILFGDNDRLSASVAHYFGADMLVILSDIDGYYTADPRFDKSATIRKTVFNLTKEELSQKAEAGSDFGSGGIVTKLKAADFLMEKNLDMFLASGFDLTVATTFLMDQKQIGGTLFKGKNE from the coding sequence TTGAAAAGAGTTGTTATAAAAGTAGGCTCACATGTTCTTTGTGAAAATAGCACCATAAGTCATAAAAGATTTGAAGCTCTTTGTGGGTTTTTGGCTAAAGTTTTTACTAAATATGAGATTATTTTAGTTAGTTCAGGTGCTATTGCTGTGGCTAGAACCATAGTTGATATTAAAAAAGATAGCATTACAAATCGTCAAGCTTTGGCTGCCATAGGTCAGCCGTATTTAATGGAAATTTACGAAAATTTGATGAAAAATCGCGGCATAAATGTAGCTCAAATTTTGCTAACTGCAAGTGATTTTGACTCAAGAAAAAAGACCCAGTACGCTAAAAATGTCATTGATAAACTTTGTGAACATAAAATTTTACCCATAATAAATGAAAATGACACTATAGGAATTGAAGAGATTTTATTTGGTGATAATGACCGTTTAAGTGCGAGTGTGGCTCACTATTTTGGTGCTGATATGCTTGTGATTTTAAGTGATATTGATGGGTATTATACAGCTGATCCAAGATTTGACAAGAGCGCAACTATTAGAAAAACTGTTTTTAATCTTACAAAAGAAGAGCTTTCACAAAAAGCAGAAGCTGGAAGTGATTTTGGAAGTGGTGGTATTGTTACAAAGCTAAAAGCAGCTGACTTTTTAATGGAAAAGAATTTAGATATGTTTTTAGCAAGCGGGTTTGATTTAACTGTTGCGACAACTTTTTTAATGGATCAAAAGCAAATCGGCGGGACACTATTTAAGGGCAAAAATGAGTAA
- the rpmA gene encoding 50S ribosomal protein L27, with protein sequence MAHKKGQGSTQNNRDSIGRRLGVKKFGGEFVRAGNIIIRQRGTATHAGENVGIGRDHTLFALSDGFVKFERFGKDRKKVSVYPEA encoded by the coding sequence ATGGCACACAAAAAAGGTCAAGGTTCAACCCAAAATAACCGTGATTCCATAGGAAGAAGGTTGGGTGTTAAGAAATTTGGTGGCGAGTTTGTAAGAGCTGGAAATATCATCATCCGCCAAAGAGGCACAGCAACTCATGCAGGCGAAAATGTAGGTATTGGTAGAGATCATACTCTTTTTGCTCTAAGTGATGGCTTTGTTAAATTTGAAAGATTTGGCAAAGATAGAAAAAAAGTATCTGTTTATCCAGAAGCTTAA
- the rplU gene encoding 50S ribosomal protein L21, which translates to MKYAIIKHSGKQYKVSEGDYLNLDRFEAEKKDTVEVSDVLAINDGELKVGAPFVEGAKVVLEVVNLGKDKKVVIYKKRRRKDSKLKRGFRREYTRVKVTSIVG; encoded by the coding sequence GTGAAGTATGCTATTATTAAACACAGCGGAAAGCAGTACAAAGTAAGTGAGGGTGATTACCTAAATTTAGACCGCTTTGAAGCTGAGAAAAAAGATACCGTAGAAGTTAGCGATGTGTTAGCTATAAATGACGGTGAGTTAAAGGTAGGAGCGCCATTTGTTGAGGGTGCTAAAGTTGTCTTAGAAGTTGTAAATTTAGGTAAAGATAAAAAAGTCGTTATCTATAAAAAACGAAGAAGAAAAGACTCAAAACTTAAACGCGGTTTTAGAAGAGAGTATACTCGCGTAAAAGTTACAAGCATAGTTGGATAA
- a CDS encoding cytochrome-c peroxidase has product MRFLSVIVCSALLATAGLASAELVEKAKSFGLVAFPKDPADILKLAEEKAPDAKEFPLTNERVELGKVLYFDPRLSRSGIISCNTCHNLGYGGSDNIPASTGHKWSPNPHHLNSPTVFNSVFNTVQFWDGRAAHLAEQAAGPATSMVEMAATPEHIEAVVNSMPEYVDMFKKAYGDDVKISFDLVTTSIGIFERTLNTPSRFDDFMNGDYKALSDDEKKGLDLFLEKGCATCHNDINLGGNMQTFALANKYKFADIGDFKGDANGMVKTPPLRNVKMTRPYFHNGAIWTVEEAIKEMGSVQLGIEISDQDAKSISTFFDALNGKMPEIVYPILPISTDKTPKPELDY; this is encoded by the coding sequence ATGAGATTTTTATCAGTTATCGTATGCTCAGCATTGCTAGCTACAGCAGGTCTTGCAAGTGCAGAACTTGTAGAAAAAGCAAAAAGTTTTGGGCTAGTTGCATTTCCAAAAGATCCAGCAGATATTTTAAAGCTAGCAGAGGAAAAAGCACCAGATGCTAAAGAATTTCCACTAACTAACGAAAGAGTAGAACTTGGTAAAGTGCTTTACTTTGATCCAAGACTTTCAAGAAGTGGAATCATTAGCTGTAACACCTGTCATAATTTAGGTTATGGTGGAAGTGATAATATTCCAGCCTCAACAGGGCATAAATGGTCACCAAACCCACACCATCTTAATTCACCGACAGTTTTTAACTCAGTATTTAACACAGTTCAGTTTTGGGACGGAAGAGCTGCTCACTTAGCAGAACAAGCAGCAGGACCAGCAACATCTATGGTTGAGATGGCAGCAACTCCAGAACACATAGAAGCAGTTGTAAACTCAATGCCTGAGTATGTTGATATGTTTAAAAAAGCTTATGGTGATGATGTGAAGATTAGCTTTGATTTAGTTACTACAAGTATTGGTATTTTTGAAAGAACACTTAATACTCCATCAAGATTTGATGATTTTATGAATGGTGACTATAAAGCACTAAGTGATGATGAGAAAAAAGGTCTTGATCTATTCTTAGAAAAAGGCTGTGCAACCTGTCATAATGACATAAATTTAGGTGGAAATATGCAGACATTTGCTCTTGCAAATAAATATAAATTTGCAGATATTGGTGACTTTAAAGGTGATGCAAATGGTATGGTTAAAACACCACCTCTTAGAAATGTAAAAATGACTAGACCTTATTTTCACAACGGTGCTATTTGGACAGTTGAAGAAGCTATCAAAGAGATGGGAAGCGTTCAATTAGGCATAGAAATTTCAGATCAAGATGCAAAAAGCATCTCAACATTCTTTGATGCATTAAATGGTAAAATGCCTGAAATAGTATATCCTATCCTTCCTATTTCAACAGATAAAACACCAAAACCAGAGCTTGATTATTAA
- the fmt gene encoding methionyl-tRNA formyltransferase, which translates to MSKKVIFMGTPDYALTILKALVESEFEVVAVYTQPDKPVGRKKVITPPVVKTYALEKNIPVFQPINLKDDGIKDQISAFKPDYIIVAAYGQILPKSILDITHCINLHASILPKFRGASPIQEAILQGENLSGVTAMSMSEGLDDGDMLAFSFVDIKDKSSNEVFEILADVAANLALKTLRNFNDINPIAQFNALSSKCGKVKKSDGLVKFSDDIIEVEQKLRAYTPWPGIFLEDGTKILSAKKAQISGNLGEILDIKDDSFTIGFSGGSLEIYEIQEAAKKPLKAKEYINGKRLKVGDRIY; encoded by the coding sequence ATGAGTAAAAAAGTCATTTTTATGGGCACTCCTGATTATGCCTTAACTATACTTAAAGCTTTGGTAGAAAGCGAGTTTGAAGTTGTAGCTGTTTATACTCAACCAGATAAACCAGTCGGCAGAAAAAAAGTGATAACTCCACCTGTTGTAAAAACTTATGCATTAGAAAAAAATATACCAGTTTTCCAGCCCATAAATTTAAAAGATGATGGCATAAAAGATCAAATTTCAGCTTTCAAGCCTGACTATATCATCGTAGCAGCATATGGTCAAATTTTGCCAAAAAGCATTCTTGATATAACTCATTGTATAAATTTACACGCTTCAATACTTCCTAAATTTAGAGGTGCTAGCCCAATTCAAGAAGCGATTTTACAAGGTGAAAATTTAAGTGGCGTAACGGCTATGAGCATGAGTGAAGGGCTTGATGATGGCGATATGCTAGCGTTTAGTTTTGTTGATATCAAAGATAAATCATCAAATGAAGTTTTTGAAATTTTAGCAGATGTGGCAGCAAATTTAGCGCTTAAAACTTTAAGAAATTTTAATGATATTAACCCTATTGCACAATTTAACGCCTTGAGTTCAAAATGTGGTAAGGTTAAAAAAAGCGATGGATTAGTTAAATTTAGTGATGATATTATAGAAGTTGAACAAAAGCTTAGAGCATACACTCCATGGCCTGGGATATTTTTAGAAGATGGTACTAAAATTTTAAGTGCAAAAAAAGCTCAAATTTCAGGAAATTTAGGTGAAATTTTAGATATAAAAGATGATAGTTTTACTATTGGATTTAGTGGTGGTAGTTTAGAAATTTACGAGATTCAAGAGGCGGCTAAAAAGCCTTTAAAAGCTAAAGAGTATATAAATGGCAAGAGGCTAAAAGTTGGTGATAGAATTTATTGA
- the obgE gene encoding GTPase ObgE, whose translation MFVDSVKFSVKAGKGGAGCSSFRREKYIQLGGPNGGDGGDGGDVYFKVDNNSHTLRFYKGKTKFQAQNGEPGMGKNMTGKNGERLTLVVPPGTLVIDSDTNEILFDLVEDGKEVLFLKGGKGGLGNTHFKNSINQRPTYAQPGLEGEKANVKLELKLIADVGLVGFPNVGKSTLISTLSNAKPEIANYEFTTLTPQLGMVNVGEFDSFVMADIPGIIEGASDGRGLGLKFLRHIERTKVLLFMIDMTNYRDLKTQYEALRVEIEKFSPNLAKSKFAIALTKSDASENKDEIYAKFLKDFNFEKAQNLDELDSTKPIFVDMISSATNQGLKELKYDLFRVINL comes from the coding sequence ATGTTTGTTGATAGTGTGAAATTTAGCGTCAAGGCTGGAAAAGGTGGAGCAGGGTGTTCAAGCTTTAGGCGTGAAAAATACATCCAACTAGGCGGTCCAAATGGCGGAGATGGTGGCGATGGTGGTGATGTTTACTTTAAGGTGGATAACAACTCTCATACTTTAAGATTTTATAAAGGTAAAACTAAATTTCAGGCCCAAAATGGTGAACCTGGAATGGGTAAAAATATGACTGGCAAAAATGGCGAAAGACTAACGCTTGTAGTTCCGCCTGGAACTTTAGTGATTGATAGTGATACTAATGAGATTTTGTTTGATTTAGTTGAAGATGGCAAAGAGGTTTTGTTTTTAAAAGGTGGCAAAGGCGGTCTTGGCAATACTCACTTCAAAAACTCTATTAATCAACGCCCAACTTATGCTCAGCCAGGTCTTGAAGGCGAAAAAGCAAATGTCAAACTAGAGTTAAAACTAATCGCCGATGTAGGTCTTGTTGGGTTTCCAAATGTTGGAAAATCAACACTTATTTCAACTTTATCAAACGCTAAACCTGAGATAGCAAACTATGAATTTACAACTCTTACCCCACAACTTGGAATGGTAAATGTGGGAGAATTTGATAGCTTTGTTATGGCTGATATTCCAGGTATTATCGAAGGAGCAAGCGATGGGCGTGGTTTGGGACTTAAATTTTTACGCCATATAGAGCGAACAAAAGTTCTTTTATTTATGATAGATATGACAAATTACCGAGATCTTAAAACTCAGTATGAAGCACTCAGGGTTGAGATAGAAAAATTTAGTCCAAATTTGGCAAAGTCCAAATTTGCCATCGCTCTTACAAAAAGCGATGCTAGCGAAAATAAAGATGAGATTTATGCCAAATTTTTAAAAGATTTTAACTTTGAAAAAGCACAAAATTTAGACGAGCTAGACTCCACAAAACCAATCTTTGTAGATATGATATCAAGTGCAACCAACCAAGGACTTAAAGAGTTAAAATACGATCTTTTTAGAGTTATAAATTTATAA
- a CDS encoding OmpA family protein, which yields MKKLSLIVLVIIGVIFLQGCTTKSSTKVPKDGIMTKDEVTFPKESKSIYNKPLEVNLENLRKIEVDMSKDEIRKLIGTPHFAAGLAYVVEWDYLFNLKEKAGDKDLICQYKIVFDFDTYKVASLFWKDQICEDFINKKDKKESFELSGDFLFNFASANLKQDGKKEIANLVNKFGKENIKEIVIVGHTDLIGSEKSNLNLSQKRANAVKNEFVKNGIAKDKIKTLGAGESEPVKECDSKLSKNELIQCLAPNRRVNVDITSY from the coding sequence ATGAAAAAACTTTCACTAATTGTATTAGTTATAATAGGAGTTATTTTTTTACAAGGTTGCACAACTAAATCAAGTACAAAAGTTCCAAAAGATGGCATTATGACAAAGGATGAAGTAACTTTTCCAAAAGAAAGTAAAAGTATTTACAATAAACCATTAGAGGTAAATTTAGAAAACCTTAGAAAGATAGAAGTTGATATGAGTAAAGATGAGATAAGAAAACTCATAGGCACCCCACACTTTGCGGCAGGTCTAGCGTATGTTGTGGAGTGGGATTATCTTTTTAATCTTAAAGAAAAAGCTGGTGATAAAGATCTGATTTGCCAGTATAAAATCGTCTTTGACTTTGACACTTATAAAGTCGCAAGTCTGTTTTGGAAAGATCAAATTTGTGAAGATTTCATAAACAAAAAAGATAAAAAAGAGAGTTTTGAGTTATCGGGGGATTTTTTATTTAACTTCGCAAGTGCAAATTTAAAACAAGATGGCAAAAAGGAAATAGCAAATTTAGTGAATAAATTTGGTAAAGAAAATATAAAAGAGATTGTGATTGTTGGTCATACAGATCTAATCGGTAGTGAAAAGTCAAACCTAAATTTATCACAAAAAAGAGCTAATGCAGTTAAAAACGAGTTTGTAAAAAACGGCATCGCTAAAGATAAAATCAAAACTTTAGGAGCTGGAGAGAGCGAACCTGTAAAAGAGTGCGACTCAAAACTTTCTAAAAATGAATTAATCCAATGTCTAGCACCAAATAGACGCGTAAATGTAGATATCACAAGCTACTAA
- a CDS encoding biotin--[acetyl-CoA-carboxylase] ligase — MIEFIDSTKSTQLDLIEAIKCGVVSPPHAIVAKFQTAGVGSRGNEWKSLEENLHFSFCVSSKDLPNDIPPNSISIYFAYIMKEYLSNLGSKVWLKWPNDLYINDKKIGGVITTKIKDIYICGIGINLAKSPIFADKLDISLTQNSIAMGYLELLKNKFSWKQIFSKFLVEFEKSRNFTAHVDDKESSLKDAVLLNDGSVVINNKKVYSLR, encoded by the coding sequence GTGATAGAATTTATTGATAGCACAAAATCCACTCAGTTAGATCTTATAGAGGCTATAAAGTGTGGCGTGGTTAGCCCACCGCATGCTATTGTAGCAAAATTTCAAACCGCAGGAGTTGGCAGCAGGGGAAATGAGTGGAAAAGCTTAGAAGAGAATTTACATTTTTCATTTTGCGTAAGCTCTAAGGATTTACCAAATGATATTCCACCAAATTCCATAAGCATATATTTTGCATATATTATGAAGGAGTATTTATCAAATTTAGGTTCCAAAGTTTGGTTAAAATGGCCAAATGATCTTTATATAAATGATAAAAAAATAGGTGGAGTTATAACTACAAAGATAAAGGACATTTATATTTGTGGAATAGGGATAAATTTAGCAAAAAGCCCCATTTTTGCGGATAAACTTGACATTAGTTTAACTCAAAATTCCATTGCTATGGGGTATTTGGAATTATTAAAAAATAAATTCTCATGGAAGCAAATTTTTAGTAAGTTTTTGGTAGAATTTGAAAAGTCACGAAATTTTACCGCTCATGTGGATGATAAAGAGAGTAGTTTAAAAGATGCAGTTCTTTTAAATGATGGTTCAGTAGTGATAAATAACAAAAAGGTATATAGTTTAAGATGA